From the Halorhabdus utahensis DSM 12940 genome, one window contains:
- a CDS encoding threonine-phosphate decarboxylase: MDRDRAREVGRVEHGGSDDPDVLDLSANINPRTPMGVEEVYRNALEDARRYPAEPPDAYRDAAAGYVDCDPEAVVPTPGGLAAIRLAIDLAVEPGESVLVPAPSFSSYAREVRLQGAEPSFVPHEEILTADPAGHSLAIVCNPNNPTGTLYPREDLLAFARQCRETDTHLLVDEAFLGFTEQASLAGTPGVTVARSLTKLFGLPGIRSGFAVATGEMREAMVAARRPWNVSVPALATGRYCMCQSAFVETTRNRVREERALLRHGLDDRFAIRPSDAPFVLIDAGGPGVDAVLKTAADHDVAIRDARTFRGLDNHVRVAVRDSAATDRTVEVFADV, translated from the coding sequence ATGGATCGTGATCGTGCACGCGAGGTCGGTCGCGTCGAACACGGCGGCAGCGACGACCCCGACGTGCTGGACCTGAGCGCGAACATCAACCCACGGACGCCGATGGGGGTCGAGGAGGTCTACCGGAACGCGCTCGAAGACGCCAGACGATACCCGGCCGAGCCGCCGGACGCCTACCGGGATGCGGCCGCCGGGTACGTCGACTGCGATCCGGAAGCCGTGGTCCCGACGCCCGGCGGGCTGGCAGCGATCAGACTGGCGATCGACCTCGCCGTCGAACCCGGCGAGTCCGTCCTCGTCCCAGCGCCGAGTTTCAGTTCCTACGCGCGGGAGGTCCGACTCCAGGGGGCCGAGCCGTCGTTCGTCCCTCACGAGGAGATACTGACTGCCGATCCGGCCGGTCACTCGCTGGCAATCGTCTGCAATCCGAACAATCCGACCGGGACGCTGTACCCGCGCGAGGACCTGCTCGCGTTCGCCCGGCAGTGTCGCGAGACGGACACCCACCTCCTGGTCGACGAGGCTTTTCTCGGGTTCACCGAGCAGGCGTCGCTGGCCGGGACGCCGGGGGTGACCGTGGCCCGATCGCTGACGAAGCTCTTTGGCCTGCCGGGCATCCGGTCGGGATTTGCGGTGGCTACCGGCGAGATGCGCGAGGCGATGGTCGCCGCTCGCCGCCCGTGGAACGTGAGCGTGCCGGCGCTTGCGACCGGTCGCTACTGTATGTGCCAATCGGCGTTCGTCGAGACGACTCGAAACCGAGTCCGCGAGGAGCGAGCACTCCTTCGGCATGGACTGGACGATCGATTCGCGATTCGGCCTTCGGACGCGCCGTTCGTGCTGATCGATGCGGGAGGTCCCGGCGTCGATGCCGTGCTCAAGACGGCGGCCGACCACGACGTCGCGATCCGTGAC
- the cobT gene encoding nicotinate mononucleotide-dependent phosphoribosyltransferase CobT, translating to MTFVLVAGTTETARIEGISAAGADPAAIAMTPTADAEILQKGRLVNAPAVPVSPTGCPTPALVTRAVRELVGFDVEVIDAGLAVEPGITTRPVASDPGGDVRTRESVPDAASLWERAREIGEKLAGQSDERVYIGETIPGGTTTAFGVAQALGVELSVSSSLPENPIERKRAAIREGFTASEIEPGELAGEPRQALRRQGDPVLAGVAGLVEGVLSSEVSVTLAGGTQLLAAAALVRHAGIEASFELATTSYVADDPTASVEVIAEVLDLSLTVTDPGFAGCGHTGLERFGTGEGKEGVGMGGALALGKRRGIELSAVRDRTLTLYDRLLGDP from the coding sequence GTGACGTTCGTGCTGGTCGCCGGGACGACCGAGACGGCGCGGATCGAGGGGATTAGCGCGGCGGGGGCCGATCCCGCGGCGATAGCGATGACCCCGACGGCCGACGCGGAGATCCTCCAGAAGGGTCGGCTGGTGAACGCACCGGCGGTGCCCGTCAGTCCGACCGGGTGTCCCACGCCGGCGCTCGTCACCCGGGCCGTCCGCGAACTCGTCGGGTTCGACGTCGAAGTCATCGATGCCGGACTCGCGGTCGAGCCGGGGATCACGACGCGACCCGTCGCCTCGGATCCGGGTGGCGACGTGCGGACGAGGGAGTCAGTACCGGACGCCGCTTCACTCTGGGAGCGTGCCAGGGAGATCGGCGAGAAATTGGCCGGGCAGTCCGACGAGCGGGTCTACATCGGCGAGACGATTCCCGGCGGGACGACGACCGCCTTCGGGGTCGCCCAAGCCCTCGGCGTCGAACTGTCGGTGTCGTCCTCGCTTCCCGAGAACCCGATCGAGCGAAAGCGAGCCGCGATTCGAGAGGGATTTACCGCGAGCGAGATCGAGCCGGGGGAGCTGGCTGGGGAGCCGCGGCAGGCGCTCCGACGACAGGGCGATCCGGTCCTGGCCGGCGTCGCGGGGCTGGTCGAGGGCGTACTCTCATCCGAGGTGTCAGTGACGCTCGCCGGCGGGACGCAATTGCTCGCGGCTGCCGCGTTAGTTCGACATGCCGGGATCGAGGCTTCGTTCGAACTCGCGACGACCAGCTACGTCGCGGACGATCCGACGGCGAGCGTCGAGGTGATCGCCGAGGTGTTGGATCTCTCGCTTACGGTCACCGATCCGGGCTTCGCGGGCTGTGGACACACCGGCCTGGAACGGTTTGGGACGGGCGAAGGCAAGGAGGGCGTCGGGATGGGCGGCGCGCTCGCGTTAGGGAAACGCCGCGGGATCGAGCTGTCGGCGGTTCGGGACCGGACACTGACGCTGTATGATCGACTGCTGGGGGATCCCTGA